AACACTGCCAGTGGCAAGAATGTGGCAGAAGTGAAAGAAACTGATAGAAAGAGTGGTATTATGAGTTTATATGAAAGTGAAAGCGTTGAATTAAATGAAGCCTACACTCAAGAAGTGAAAAAGGAAGTAGTGGCATTTGCAAATACAAATGGCGGGAAAATATATATTGGTGTTCAGGATAATGGGGTAATCTTTTGAAAACAATAGATTACTTGTTCAAGATTTGACTTTTGCAAGTTTGAATAGAAAAATGGAATTGAGACAACTGGAATGGATTATGGTACAGGCATCAGTAAAATCATGAGTTGTTATTAAGGGTTGCATGTTCAACCTAAGT
This is a stretch of genomic DNA from Acetoanaerobium sticklandii. It encodes these proteins:
- a CDS encoding helix-turn-helix domain-containing protein, with protein sequence MAEVKETDRKSGIMSLYESESVELNEAYTQEVKKEVVAFANTNGGKIYIGVQDNGVIF